In Spirochaeta thermophila DSM 6578, the following proteins share a genomic window:
- the uxaC gene encoding glucuronate isomerase, translating to MRAFMDENFMLQGEVARELYHETAASLPIYDYHTHLPPEAILEDRIFEDLGEVWLGGDHYKWRAMRSFGIPEDLVTGSASFKEKYLAWARTVPFLVGNPLYHWTHLELKRYFGIEEVLSPQTAERIYQEATSLLRTPEFSVRNLLRKMGVKVVCTTDDPVSDLAPHRALAEEGFEVKVLPTFRPDKALDYSDPGRWNAYIEELAHAAGMRIANLQDYLEALERRVAFFHSVGCRISDHAMVAPVYREAPESTIRAAFVRLREGRALEREDQEALYTHTMRFLGRLYAEREWAMQLHIGALRNNNTRMFQTLGPDTGFDSIADRAIAEPLSRFLDSLDREGRLPRTILYVLNPRDNYVIGTMIGNFQDGSMPGKMQFGSAWWFNDQRDGMEAHLRALANLGVLSTFVGMLTDSRSFLSFPRHEYFRRIFCNLLGEWVEAGEYPYDKETLRTIVEGVCYRNACSYFTIPVE from the coding sequence ATGAGAGCCTTCATGGACGAGAACTTCATGCTCCAGGGTGAGGTGGCGAGGGAACTCTACCACGAGACGGCGGCCTCCCTGCCCATCTACGACTATCACACACACCTGCCTCCCGAGGCCATCCTCGAGGACAGGATATTCGAGGATCTGGGGGAGGTCTGGCTCGGCGGGGACCACTACAAGTGGCGGGCGATGAGGTCTTTCGGGATACCCGAGGACCTGGTGACCGGCTCCGCCTCCTTCAAGGAGAAGTACCTGGCCTGGGCGAGGACCGTTCCCTTCCTCGTGGGCAATCCCCTCTATCACTGGACCCACCTGGAGCTCAAGCGCTACTTCGGTATCGAGGAGGTCCTTTCCCCGCAGACGGCCGAGAGGATCTATCAGGAGGCCACTTCCCTCCTCAGAACCCCGGAGTTCTCGGTGCGCAACCTCCTCCGAAAGATGGGGGTGAAGGTGGTGTGCACCACCGACGATCCGGTGAGCGACCTCGCCCCGCACAGGGCCCTCGCCGAGGAGGGGTTCGAGGTGAAGGTGCTCCCCACCTTCAGGCCCGACAAGGCCCTCGACTACAGCGACCCCGGCCGCTGGAACGCCTACATCGAGGAGCTCGCTCACGCCGCAGGGATGCGGATTGCCAACCTCCAGGATTATCTGGAGGCCCTCGAGCGGCGGGTTGCGTTCTTCCACTCGGTGGGGTGCAGGATCTCCGACCACGCCATGGTGGCCCCGGTGTACCGGGAGGCGCCCGAGAGCACGATACGTGCGGCCTTCGTACGCCTCAGAGAGGGGCGCGCCCTCGAGCGCGAGGATCAGGAGGCCCTCTATACCCACACCATGCGGTTCCTGGGGAGGCTCTATGCCGAACGGGAATGGGCCATGCAGCTCCACATAGGGGCCCTGAGGAACAACAATACCCGGATGTTCCAGACACTGGGACCAGACACGGGCTTCGACTCCATCGCGGACCGGGCCATCGCGGAGCCTCTCTCCCGGTTCCTCGACAGCCTGGATCGTGAGGGACGACTGCCGCGGACCATCCTCTACGTCCTCAATCCCCGCGACAACTATGTGATCGGGACCATGATCGGCAACTTCCAGGACGGGAGCATGCCCGGCAAGATGCAGTTCGGCTCGGCCTGGTGGTTCAACGACCAGAGGGACGGTATGGAAGCGCACCTCCGGGCCCTCGCCAATCTCGGAGTGCTGTCCACCTTCGTGGGGATGCTCACCGACTCCAGGAGCTTCCTCTCGTTCCCCCGCCACGAGTACTTCAGGCGGATCTTCTGCAACCTCCTGGGGGAGTGGGTGGAGGCCGGGGAATACCCGTACGACAAGGAGACCCTCCGCACCATCGTGGAGGGGGTGTGCTATCGGAATGCCTGCTCCTATTTCACGATACCCGTGGAATGA
- the lipB gene encoding lipoyl(octanoyl) transferase LipB, translating into MQNTLCVTWLGRQPYRPVWELQHTLRRKRAAGTIPDVLLLLEHNPVITMGTRETSHEILLSPQELASRGVEVFKVERGGEVTYHGPGQLVAYPILSLRHHPRSVKKLVHHLEEVGIRVVARYGIEARRDPRYPGLWVEDRKIMAIGIAIRDGVTFHGIALNVHTDLEAFSWIVPCGIRDRGVTSIARETGQQLSVEEIARAWEETFLEVFGYRGERVPLQELLEGEVQPAEE; encoded by the coding sequence ATGCAGAACACCCTGTGTGTCACCTGGCTGGGAAGACAGCCCTACCGCCCGGTGTGGGAGCTCCAGCACACGCTCCGAAGGAAACGGGCGGCCGGTACCATACCCGACGTGCTCCTCCTCCTCGAGCACAATCCGGTGATCACCATGGGAACGAGGGAGACCTCCCACGAGATCCTCCTCTCTCCCCAGGAGCTTGCCTCCCGTGGGGTGGAAGTCTTCAAGGTAGAGCGCGGAGGAGAGGTCACCTACCACGGACCGGGCCAGCTCGTCGCCTACCCCATCCTCTCCCTCCGCCACCACCCCCGGTCGGTGAAGAAGCTGGTACACCACCTGGAAGAGGTGGGGATCCGGGTGGTGGCCCGGTACGGGATCGAGGCACGCCGTGATCCCCGCTATCCCGGCCTGTGGGTGGAGGATCGCAAGATCATGGCCATCGGGATCGCCATCAGGGATGGGGTCACCTTTCACGGAATCGCCCTCAACGTGCACACCGACCTCGAGGCCTTCTCCTGGATCGTTCCATGCGGGATCCGCGACAGGGGAGTGACCTCCATCGCACGGGAGACGGGACAGCAGCTCTCAGTGGAAGAGATCGCCCGGGCCTGGGAAGAGACATTCCTCGAGGTCTTCGGATACAGGGGGGAGCGAGTCCCCCTTCAGGAACTTCTGGAGGGGGAGGTGCAGCCCGCGGAGGAGTGA